The Acidicapsa ligni DNA window GCCGGAAGGGATTGGCTCCGGCTCATGCTGTACTGGTCCACGGCTTCGGACACGGCGCGGGCGAGTGCGACGGATTGTTTGCATTGGAGGTGCCTCGCAAGTGCCTGGCTTGTCTCCGGCGGCGGCGCTGCAGCCTTGGCGGTAAACAGCGCGATCAAATCCTCCGGGGTCATCTTGGGCGCGGCCATCGGTCAGCCCTTCGTACCGATGGCCCGGCTGAAGGTGTAACGCAGCGCCGAGCCGGTGTCTTCCGGGCCGATCACTGATGCGGTTGCAATCTCGGGGTAGGCAGGGGTAAGCAGGTCGCGGACCTGGTCCACCGTCAACTCGGGGCCGGGGTCAGGAATCCGCACTCCGTTGTACTGGAACTCTCGCAAAAGCACTTCGGTTTTGAGGCTGCTCATGACTAATCTCCTTCTTGGACAACTGGCTGAACATCTTTGGGGTGAGGCTCGGAATGAAGCATTCGCTGCCAGTAGTGATCGGCAATGGAGCGGTTCATACTAGGTCGCAATAACTCCAGCGTCTGCGTCTCGTCGAGAACGAAGGCAAAGAAGCCATCCTGTCTTCCGAGATTTCGAGCAGGCCGGCGTGGCACGGCAAGTCCGGTTCCGGGCTGGCGGCGACTGCCGCGAAGAATTCCTTGGTTGCATCTGTGCGCACAAGATGTGTCGCAGCGCGCAATACGGCAGTATCGCTCTCGGTCAAAGCTGGGGCGACCGCAATCTCCCCGTTGTAGTAAACGTCCATAAGAACCTCCGGATGGCTTGTTGAAAGAATGGGACAGAGCGGGTCTGCCGCTCTAAAAGAGGCTGCCCTGTACAGGACTCGTTGGCTCGGGATTGATCGGCAATGGACTCGGTGCCGGATTCTCTGGACCCGATGACTCCGCAGCGCCAGAATCTGCTGCCGGACGGTACTTCGCTTCCAGCCGTTTCAGGATCGCCATCTCAGCAACGCGCAACGATTCGGCTGCTCTCTGTTCGTAACGACCGAGATAATTTCGCTTGCGGATTTCGCGTTGAAGCGCACGCTCCACGTCACAGAACGTGAACTCGGCCTCGCCCCAACACGGCCACTCCAGCGCCTGTTCCAGGAAACGCAGGCGGTCCGTATCGCAGGTGAACCAGGTGGAGTAGAACGTCGCTCGATTGTAATGCGCGTTATGAGGTGCTCCGCATAACGCGCATTATGCGGAGTTCGCTATTATGCGGAGCATTAGCGTCAAAACAGCGTGAATACAGCATTTGAACGCCAGTCCGCTATGCATATTTACGCGATTCAAACTCAACCCCTCGACAGACTTCCGGATCGTCTGTGGCTCACGAGTAACTCGGAAGTGTTGAGCTTGAGCAAAGCTCAATGAGTGACTCGGCGGTTCCGCAGTCGTCTTTGGAGGCTTCATGAAGAACCACAGAAGCAGAGACAATATAATGACAAACGCCAACCGGTAAGAAGAGGCGTCGGCCACATATACTAAAGACATGCACTGCCTGTACTTCCTGAGGGGTTTCTCCGATGTTGACGACTGATGTAGGGCGGGTCGAATCTGAAGACGCTCTGCCCCGGCTAATACCCGACGAGATGGGGAGTGCCCAAGGTGTGATCGCCTGGTCCAGCTTCGTTTTTGCGCTCCTACAAAGCGTCTGTACTTTTTTTACGGCCCTCGACGGTTTCCGCCTACTGATCGGAGTGAGTTCTCTCGCTGCCATTATTCAAGCTGGAGCAGCTTGGGATCATTTTCATGCGGACTGGATTCGGATACCGATGATGGGGTTTGCGCTGGTCGGCGCTTCATTGAATCTCGTCGTCCTCATCCACGTTCGGCACCTTCGTAATCGCCCTGCCTCACAGTGGCGCCAAAAACCGTTAACACCTCGTAAGATAAGCATGGAGCGAGTGCAGTTCATCTTGTCCTTCGTTACGCTGGCTCTGATCGGGATCGAAGAGCTAACGCATCTACGAACGTTTCATAGGCTCTAGCTCGCACTATACATTTGCATAGTTTTCATTTCCGCTGAAGGCATGTAACCTTTCATCAGATTGCGAATCTAAGGGCATGGACGGACTACAGCGCTATGAAGTCGCTCTACCAAATCGTCGCAACGACCATGCTCCTGCTATTCCTTGGGGTGTCGTCGGCGGACTGCTTGGTACCGAAAGCGCGGATGAGCGCCGCAGAAAAAGCATGCTGCCAGCAGATGGCAGGCCAGTGCGATATGAATATGGCGGCGAAGCATCCATGCTGCCAGAAGATCGTTCAGCATCATGATGACGCGGTTCTGAGCGACCTATCGCACTTCGTTCCCGTGCCACTGTCCTTGCATGTAGCAATGCTGGATCTGGATTTTTCTCTTCATGTGTCCGATCAGTCGTTTGTTCTTTTTGAACGGCTAGGACACCCGCCTCACGACCCTCCCAGCTCTTCCATCGAAATTCTAAGGGGCTGATTTAGCTCTAGTTTCCAGTGAAGGCACACATCCGTGTGCTTTCGCGTTTCCGATATGTACGACGTTCGGAGGCGACACGAGAGCTACGCCTTTTGCGGTAAGCATTGATTGCTTGCTGTGGGCACTCCTGACTTCAGAAGTTGTCGGCGACTCATCGCAACCTACCTTACGATCGACAGGCTGTAATTTTTGTTAACAGCTCTGAGGGAGAGGCTTGCCATGATTGACCGTCTTATCGAATTCTCGCTAAAAAACAAGTTCATCATTGTCATGCTTTGGATTGGCATTTCGTTATGGGGTCTGTGGGCGATGTTGCGCGCTCCTATCGATGCGATTCCAGATCTGAGCGACAACCAGGTGATCGTCTTCACGGATTGGCAAGGCCGCAGCCCGCAAGAGGTGGAGGACCAGATCACTTATCCGCTCACGGTAAGTTTGCAAGGCCTGCCTGGTGTGAAGGTAGTGCGGTCTTCGTCGGCCTTCGGCTTCTCGATGATCTTTGCCATCTTCAACGATGACGTTGACCTGTATTTCGCACGCACGCGAGTCCTCGAACGGCTGAATCTTGTGACCAAGCAACTTCCAGCTGGCGTCGTTCCAACGCTTGGGCCAGACGCGACAGGGGTGGGCCATGTCTTCTGGTACACGGTGGAAGGTGGCGGCAAGAGTCTACGCGATCTACGTTCATTGCAGGACTGGTACATTCGCTATCAGCTCAACTCGGTGCCTGGCGTTGCCGAAGTAGCGAGTGTTGGCGGCACCGTGCAGCAATACCAGATCGATGTCGATCCCAACCGGCTGCGCTCTTACGGCATTCCTCTCAGCACGGTCATGCGCGCTGTGATGGCGAGCAACTCCAATGTGGGTGGCAATGTCATCTCCGAGAACGGCTCCTGGTCGATTGTGCGCGGACTCGGACTTATTGAAAACCTTGATGACATCCGGAACATTGTGGTCGGTTTACACAACGGGACGCCAATCTTTGTGAAGGACCTGGGCACGATCAAGATCGGGGACGCCTTTCGCACGGCGGCGCTGGTGAAGAACAGCTCCGAAGCGGTCGGCGGCGTAATCGTTGCCCGCCAGGGTGAGAACACTAAGGAGGTCATCGACCGGGTCAAGCAAAAGATTAAAGAGCTGGAGCCTGGCCTTCCTCCCGGCGTCCATATCGTTCCGTTCTACGATCGTTCGCAGTTGATTGAAGCTACTGTGGACACACTTCGTCACGCGTTGATTGAAGAGATCATTCTGGTCACGCTTGCCCACATCATCTTCCTCGCGCACTTCCGAAGCATCCTCGTAGTCACGCTGCCGTTGCCGCTGGCGGTGCTGTGTTCCTTCCTCCTGCTGCATTATGCACATGTAACTTCCAACGTGATGTCGCTTGCTGGTATTGCGATCGCCATTGGAGTACTGGTTGACGCAGGTATCGTCGTCACTGAAAATGCGTTCCGTCATCTCGAAGGTGTTGATACGAACGATCGAGAACGGGTAGTCGAAATCGTCTTACGTGCGACAAAGCTGGTTGGCCGTCCGACCTTCTTCTCGATGGCAATTATCATTCTTGCCTTTGTTCCGGTGTTTGCGCTTACGGGGCAGGAAGGAAAGCTCTTTCATCCCCTTGCGTTTGCGAAGACCTTTGCAATGGTAAGCGCCACAGCAATCGCACTGACACTTGTACCTATTCTCTGTGTGCTCCTGCTGCGCGGCAAGTTCCATTCGGAGGACCAGAACCCCGTCATGCGCTTTCTGCAACGACTCTATCGTCCAGCTCTGTCCTGGGCTCTGGATCACCGCGCCATCACGCTGGGTGTTGCCGTTGTTTTCCTCGGAGGGGCGATTGTATTGGCTTCCGGGATAGGCAGCGAATTCATGCCACCGCTCAACGAAGGCGACATAATGTTCATGCCTATTGCGGATGCAAGCATCTCTTTGCAACAAAACATCGGATATGCGAAGCGGCAAGACAAAGTACTGGAGAGCTTCCCCGAAGTCGCCTATGTCGCGGCCAAGATAGCTCGGGCGGATACCTCAACCGATCCGGCTGGGCTGAACATGACGGAGACCATCGTGCATCTCAAGCCACGCGACCAGTGGCGGCCAGGCATGACCCTTCCGAAACTTAAGAGCGAAATGGATCGCGCCGTCTCTTTGCCGGGCGTGGCAAATATCTGGACTCAGCCAATCATCAACCGGATCGACATGCTTACAACCGGCATTCGCTCTGAGATCGGCATCAAGCTCTTTGGTTCGGACTTGACGGTTCTCGAGAGCAAAGCTCGTGAGATTGCCGACGCTGTGAGAACAGTGAAAGGCGCGAGCGACATCTATCCAGAGCAGGTTACGGGCGGACTGTATCTCGACATCAAGCCTAACCGCGAGGCAGCGGCACGCTACGGTATCGATGTTGGCGAAGTCCAGAATGTCATAGAGACCGCCATTGGTGAAAACAACCTGACCACCACCATCGAAGGGCGACAACGTTTCCCGGTACGCGTGCGTTATGCCCCGGAGTTCAGACGCAATCCGGAAGATATCGCGAATGTCCTCGTGACCGGAGCAAATAGGGTGCAGATCCCACTGGGGCAGGTAGCAGATATCAAACAAGTATCAGGCCCGGCCCAGATCAACAGCGAGAACGGCTTGCTGGAGGTTTCGGTTCTGCTCAATGCGCGTGGGCGAGACGCTGGCAGTGTGATCGCCGATGCGGAAAAAGCCATCAAGGCAAAGGTCCAATTGCCTCCCGGTTACTACTACAACTGGAGCGGGCAATTTGAAAATGAGGTCCGGGCGAAGAAGCGGTTGCAGATCGTCATGCCCATCGCCATCGGCATCATCTACATTCTCCTCTACCTGACTTACCGCTCTTTCCTTGAAGCAGCTCACGTCCTGCTTGCTGTGCCGTTTGCTCTCACTGGCGGGCTCTACCTGCTCTGGCTGCTTCACTACAACTTCTCGGTAGCTGTCTGGGTCGGATTCATCGCGCTCTTCGGAACGGCGGTGCAGACGACGGTTGTCATGGTCATCTACCTCGAAGAAGCTGTCGAACGAAAACGACTCAAATACGGAATACTGACTATCGCCAATCTGCGTGAAGCCGTAATGGAGGGCGCTCTTCTCCGTCTTCGCCCGAAGTTCATGACGGTCTCGACGATCGTTGCTGGACTTCTGCCCATCTTCTGGAGCACGCGTGTCGGCTCCGAAGTGATCCGTCCTCTGGCAACACCCGTTCTTGGCGGGATGCTTAGTTCGCTCGCCCATGTGCTGATCGTTACACCAGTCATCTTCCTGTGGTTGCGTGAGCGAGAACTTCGCCGTAGCCAATCGCAGGGGGAAGCATTGCAGCCGGTGGAAGCAATACAACTCTCTCAAACCTCTCTCTAAGGAGAATTCTGATGAAGACTGTTTATGCAATGCTGTTGATGTTCATCGTCGTTCTGGCTGGTTGCAATGGCGGCAAGGTGGATGTCAATTCACTTAAACCTGCAGCGACCCGCACGGTTGGAAAACTAACCGTCGTGCTTTTGAACAAGAGCGGCGAACTCATGCAAGGGCAAAACGAGTTTGTCGTGCAGTTCAAGGACGACCAGGGGCAGCCCGCGGATGTAGGTGATGTGCAACTTGGCTCCAGCATGTCCATGCCCAGCATGGCACCTATGTCAGGCGATGCGGAGATCACGCCGACCGGTCAGACAGGGATCTACAAAGTGACCTCGAACTTCGCGATGAGTGGGGCATGGCACTTCACTCTCTCCTGGAACGGACCATACGGCCATGGACACACAAACTTCAACAACAACGTGAGGTAGAGAGATGAAGAGACACATGCTATCCCATCGATCATGGCTGTTTCTGATAGTGGTGGTGCTAGGCGGGATATCGCTTCCTGCTCAGGAAGTCCCGTCTCGACCGGCGAGTGATTTTCTTGACGCTCAACAAGGCATCACCGAAACGGAACTCGTTACGCGGGCTTTGGCCTCAAACCCTACTCTGTTGGCACAACGTCAACAGATCGAGATGGCGAAGGGAGACGTAA harbors:
- a CDS encoding PRTRC system protein C, yielding MSSLKTEVLLREFQYNGVRIPDPGPELTVDQVRDLLTPAYPEIATASVIGPEDTGSALRYTFSRAIGTKG
- a CDS encoding efflux RND transporter permease subunit, whose translation is MIDRLIEFSLKNKFIIVMLWIGISLWGLWAMLRAPIDAIPDLSDNQVIVFTDWQGRSPQEVEDQITYPLTVSLQGLPGVKVVRSSSAFGFSMIFAIFNDDVDLYFARTRVLERLNLVTKQLPAGVVPTLGPDATGVGHVFWYTVEGGGKSLRDLRSLQDWYIRYQLNSVPGVAEVASVGGTVQQYQIDVDPNRLRSYGIPLSTVMRAVMASNSNVGGNVISENGSWSIVRGLGLIENLDDIRNIVVGLHNGTPIFVKDLGTIKIGDAFRTAALVKNSSEAVGGVIVARQGENTKEVIDRVKQKIKELEPGLPPGVHIVPFYDRSQLIEATVDTLRHALIEEIILVTLAHIIFLAHFRSILVVTLPLPLAVLCSFLLLHYAHVTSNVMSLAGIAIAIGVLVDAGIVVTENAFRHLEGVDTNDRERVVEIVLRATKLVGRPTFFSMAIIILAFVPVFALTGQEGKLFHPLAFAKTFAMVSATAIALTLVPILCVLLLRGKFHSEDQNPVMRFLQRLYRPALSWALDHRAITLGVAVVFLGGAIVLASGIGSEFMPPLNEGDIMFMPIADASISLQQNIGYAKRQDKVLESFPEVAYVAAKIARADTSTDPAGLNMTETIVHLKPRDQWRPGMTLPKLKSEMDRAVSLPGVANIWTQPIINRIDMLTTGIRSEIGIKLFGSDLTVLESKAREIADAVRTVKGASDIYPEQVTGGLYLDIKPNREAAARYGIDVGEVQNVIETAIGENNLTTTIEGRQRFPVRVRYAPEFRRNPEDIANVLVTGANRVQIPLGQVADIKQVSGPAQINSENGLLEVSVLLNARGRDAGSVIADAEKAIKAKVQLPPGYYYNWSGQFENEVRAKKRLQIVMPIAIGIIYILLYLTYRSFLEAAHVLLAVPFALTGGLYLLWLLHYNFSVAVWVGFIALFGTAVQTTVVMVIYLEEAVERKRLKYGILTIANLREAVMEGALLRLRPKFMTVSTIVAGLLPIFWSTRVGSEVIRPLATPVLGGMLSSLAHVLIVTPVIFLWLRERELRRSQSQGEALQPVEAIQLSQTSL
- a CDS encoding FixH family protein, with translation MKTVYAMLLMFIVVLAGCNGGKVDVNSLKPAATRTVGKLTVVLLNKSGELMQGQNEFVVQFKDDQGQPADVGDVQLGSSMSMPSMAPMSGDAEITPTGQTGIYKVTSNFAMSGAWHFTLSWNGPYGHGHTNFNNNVR